The following proteins come from a genomic window of Clupea harengus chromosome 22, Ch_v2.0.2, whole genome shotgun sequence:
- the LOC105889443 gene encoding apolipoprotein D-like → MGRWYGIEKLPAVFQTGKCSQATYTLQSDGQIKVLNQGLQSDGEISNTKGTASVADLSDPAKLKVIFSENPRPRPYWVLATDYDSYSLVYACTKVDEQSYVEFAWIMSRSRSLPADTITELKDKLHFDHIETDTMTVTDQTGCGSMPT, encoded by the exons ATGGGCAGGTGGTATGGTATCGAGAAGCTGCCAGCTGTGTTTCAGACGGGCAAGTGTAGCCAGGCCACCTACACCCTGCAGAGTGACGGACAGATCAAGGTCCTAAATCAGGGTCTTCA GTCTGATGGAGAAATCAGCAATACCAAGGGAACAGCAAGTGTGGCAGATCTGAGTGACCCTGCCAAGCTGAAAGTGATCTTCTCTGAAA ATCCACGTCCCCGTCCTTACTGGGTGCTGGCCACTGACTACGACAGCTACAGTCTAGTCTACGCCTGCACCAAGGTCGATGAGCAGTCCTATGTAGAATTCGCCTGGATCATGAGCAGGTCCCGCTCCCTCCCAGCAGACACCATCACTGAGCTGAAAGACAAGCTCCACTTCGACCACATCGAGACTGACACTATGACAGTCACGGACCAGACCGGTTGTGGTAGCATGCCTACATGA
- the apoda.2 gene encoding apolipoprotein Da, duplicate 2 yields the protein MQTLQVLSLTLLPFLMANAQVLHPGRCPVPPVKENFDVSSYMGRWYEIQKLPSIFQKGECGQATYTLGDGVVHVLNAELLADGTVSQIEGSAKPVDPAQPAKLAVTFFPGSPPGPYWVLDTDYDNYALVYGCENYGGLFYADFAWILSRSPTLTEETIEQLHNIMTSNGISINKMTTTNQSICSSMPQ from the exons ATGCAGACTCTACAGGTGCTGTCTCTGACCCTACTGCCTTTCCTGATGGCCAACGCACAGGTCCTCCATCCAGGGAGATGCCCTGTGCCCCCAGTGAAGGAGAACTTCGATGTTTCCAGT TACATGGGCAGGTGGTATGAGATCCAGAAGCTTCCCTCAATCTTCCAGAAAGGCGAGTGTGGCCAGGCCACCTACACCCTCGGTGATGGAGTTGTGCATGTCCTGAACGCTGAGCTGCT GGCTGATGGCACTGTTAGTCAGATTGAGGGCTCCGCCAAGCCTGTGGATCCTGCCCAACCTGCCAAGCTTGCTGTTACCTTCTTCCCAG GGTCCCCTCCTGGTCCTTACTGGGTTCTGGACACTGACTACGACAACTACGCACTGGTCTATGGCTGCGAGAACTACGGTGGTCTGTTCTACGCCGACTTCGCCTGGATCCTGAGCCGTTCCCCTACCCTAACTGAGGAGACCATTGAGCAGCTGCACAACATTATGACCTCCAATGGCATCAGCATTAACAAGATGACCACCACCAACCAAAGCATCTGCAGCTCCATGCCTCAGTAA